A genomic window from Algoriphagus sp. Y33 includes:
- a CDS encoding PepSY domain-containing protein translates to MKLKGLGDKTYNMLFHTHTVAGIVISFALFVIFFAGAFSLFRHEITQWENPEARQAINSDYDYDKALAKLDSVYTIDWHDNASLIFPDEKNPLFTVYAYQKTDDNSFHRISAYIAPDTYRVQDLSHPHTTVGDTIYYLHYFGQIPVVGLYLSGLVSLFFFFAIVNGLLIHWRNLFTKFFAFFTEGKWRNIWTNAHTVLGVLGLPFQLIYAITGAFFGLLTLILIPTVFLLYNGDVSKVYNKVSPEDSIVVDENAPESQNLSIRELAKHVKEAYPNHQIRYADMRNYGKEDAVITFHFDDFGGLMSNGKFVMYMRDGKLLPEYSVLPNEKSYSQAIISVLGKLHFGDFGGMTMKVIYFVLSLITCFMIISGVMIWRTARDNKRYSYKQRLFHHRVTLVYLAICLSMFPAFAVIFLANKLVPIEMADRVGLVNTVFFLSWLVLIVVGLFWKSYSKLNRNYLVIGGVLAMLVPVANGIVTGDWMWSTWRTIPYVAYVDLFWLIVGFLTLYISLKVLMVKNASDKPIH, encoded by the coding sequence ATGAAACTCAAAGGACTGGGAGATAAGACTTACAATATGCTGTTCCATACACATACAGTGGCTGGAATTGTGATCAGTTTTGCACTTTTTGTGATATTCTTTGCGGGAGCATTTTCCCTATTCAGACATGAGATCACTCAGTGGGAAAATCCTGAGGCACGCCAAGCTATCAATTCAGATTATGATTATGATAAGGCACTGGCTAAATTGGACAGCGTCTATACTATTGATTGGCACGACAATGCCTCTTTGATCTTTCCCGATGAAAAAAATCCACTGTTTACAGTCTATGCCTATCAGAAAACTGATGACAATTCTTTTCACCGTATTTCTGCGTACATCGCTCCGGATACCTATAGGGTTCAAGACTTGTCGCATCCCCATACAACCGTAGGAGATACGATTTATTACCTTCACTATTTCGGGCAGATACCTGTTGTAGGTCTTTATCTGTCAGGATTGGTTTCCCTGTTCTTTTTCTTTGCGATTGTCAATGGCCTGTTAATCCATTGGAGAAACTTGTTTACCAAATTCTTTGCCTTTTTTACCGAAGGTAAGTGGAGGAACATTTGGACAAATGCACATACGGTACTTGGGGTTTTGGGATTGCCCTTTCAACTGATCTATGCCATTACCGGAGCGTTTTTTGGCCTGCTCACGCTCATCTTGATACCCACCGTATTTTTACTTTATAATGGTGATGTAAGCAAAGTGTACAACAAAGTGTCTCCAGAGGACTCCATCGTAGTGGATGAAAATGCACCAGAATCCCAGAACTTATCAATCAGGGAACTTGCCAAACACGTGAAAGAAGCCTACCCTAACCATCAGATCCGCTATGCAGATATGCGGAATTATGGTAAAGAAGATGCTGTGATTACTTTTCATTTTGATGATTTTGGAGGGTTGATGTCCAACGGTAAGTTCGTCATGTACATGCGCGATGGCAAACTTTTGCCAGAGTACAGCGTCCTGCCCAACGAAAAATCGTACAGCCAGGCTATCATTTCTGTTTTGGGCAAGCTGCACTTTGGAGACTTTGGAGGCATGACCATGAAGGTTATTTATTTTGTCCTTTCCTTGATTACCTGCTTTATGATCATCAGTGGAGTAATGATCTGGCGTACTGCCAGGGACAACAAAAGATATTCTTATAAACAACGGCTTTTTCATCATCGGGTAACCCTAGTGTATTTGGCCATTTGTTTAAGTATGTTTCCCGCATTCGCAGTTATCTTTTTGGCCAACAAGCTTGTTCCAATAGAAATGGCAGACAGGGTAGGGTTAGTCAATACGGTTTTCTTTTTGAGCTGGCTTGTTTTGATTGTTGTTGGTTTGTTCTGGAAGAGTTACTCCAAGCTCAACCGCAACTATCTTGTAATTGGAGGGGTACTCGCTATGCTGGTGCCTGTTGCAAATGGAATTGTTACAGGTGATTGGATGTGGAGCACCTGGAGGACTATCCCTTATGTAGCTTACGTAGATTTATTTTGGCTTATAGTTGGTTTCCTCACCCTTTACATTTCACTCAAAGTACTGATGGTAAAAAACGCATCTGATAAACCAATACATTAA